The Elgaria multicarinata webbii isolate HBS135686 ecotype San Diego chromosome 11, rElgMul1.1.pri, whole genome shotgun sequence genome segment ATTTCCAAATGTTCTCCCAAGAGCTCTCTTTACTTCCTTATTTTTGAGACTATAGATAATCGGATTCAACATGGGAGTCAAAATGCTATACTGAATAGAAAAAAGCTCATCCAATATCATGGAAGAGAGATTGCTGGGTTTCATGTACTGCGACATTCCTGTCATGTATAGTAAGCCAACCACAATGAGGTGGGAGCTGCACGTCGAGAAGGCTTTGCTCCTGCCCTCTGCAGAGCGGATCTTCAGGATGGTGGAGATAATGTGAAGATAAGAGACCAAGGTTGGTAGGAAGGAGCCGAGTCCAAAAATcacaacagaagaaagaaaaataatgttatTGAGGAAAGTGTCAGAACACGAGGCTTTCAGTAGTGGTGGGAGTTCACAGCTGAAATGGCTTATTTCGTGAAGGCCACAAAACTGTAAATTAAATATTTGGACTATATTTAGTATCGCAAAAAACAACCCCATTAGCCATGCTCCCATCACCAGGTAAGTACATATTGATTTAttcatggtgactacataatgAAGTGGGTGACACACAGCAGTGTATCTATCATAAGCCAttgctgaaagaataaaaacctcTGTTACACTCAACAGAAGGCTGAAAAACATTTGTGTAAGACAGCCAATGAAGGAAATTGTATTTTGCTTCATAAGCAAATTAACTTACATCTTAGGGACAATGTCAGTAGAGTAACAAATATCAACAAAGGA includes the following:
- the LOC134405382 gene encoding LOW QUALITY PROTEIN: olfactory receptor 5V1-like (The sequence of the model RefSeq protein was modified relative to this genomic sequence to represent the inferred CDS: substituted 1 base at 1 genomic stop codon) codes for the protein MENQTHRSEFIFLGLSNEPQLQIFFFLVFSTIYLITLTGNSTIILVIRRDPSLYSPMYYFLSNLSFVDICYSTDIVPKMXVNLLMKQNTISFIGCLTQMFFSLLLSVTEVFILSAMAYDRYTAVCHPLHYVVTMNKSICTYLVMGAWLMGLFFAILNIVQIFNLQFCGLHEISHFSCELPPLLKASCSDTFLNNIIFLSSVVIFGLGSFLPTLVSYLHIISTILKIRSAEGRSKAFSTCSSHLIVVGLLYMTGMSQYMKPSNLSSMILDELFSIQYSILTPMLNPIIYSLKNKEVKRALGRTFGNETSGMIECTH